The following are encoded together in the Kineosporiaceae bacterium genome:
- a CDS encoding amino acid ABC transporter ATP-binding protein → MPLVHAVNVTKAFHGTKVLQGIDMDVSAGQVVCLLGPSGSGKTTFLRCINQLETIDGGRIWVDGELMGYRDQGGRLHRLTDKQIAAQRRDIGMVFQRFNLFPHKTALENVMEAPIQVKREPAGEVRERALKLLERVGLQDKPAAYPGQLSGGQQQRVAIARALAMRPKLMLFDEPTSALDPELVGEVLAVMRELAVDGMTMIVVTHEMSFARDVADEVVFMADGVVVEKGPPAQVISNPRHDRTRAFLGRMLDENH, encoded by the coding sequence ATGCCGCTGGTGCACGCGGTCAACGTCACCAAGGCCTTTCACGGCACCAAGGTGCTCCAGGGCATCGACATGGACGTCAGCGCCGGCCAGGTGGTCTGCCTGCTCGGCCCGTCGGGGTCGGGCAAGACCACCTTCCTGCGCTGCATCAACCAGCTCGAGACCATCGACGGCGGCCGGATCTGGGTGGACGGCGAGCTGATGGGCTACCGGGATCAGGGCGGCCGGCTGCACCGGTTGACCGACAAGCAGATCGCCGCGCAGCGGCGCGACATCGGCATGGTGTTCCAGCGGTTCAACCTGTTCCCGCACAAGACGGCGCTGGAGAACGTGATGGAGGCGCCGATCCAGGTCAAACGGGAACCGGCCGGTGAAGTGCGCGAGCGCGCTCTGAAGCTGCTGGAACGTGTCGGGCTGCAGGACAAGCCCGCCGCCTACCCGGGGCAGCTGTCCGGCGGACAGCAACAGCGGGTGGCGATCGCCCGGGCGCTGGCCATGCGGCCCAAGCTGATGCTGTTCGACGAGCCCACCTCGGCGCTGGACCCGGAGCTGGTCGGTGAGGTGCTCGCCGTGATGCGCGAGCTCGCCGTCGACGGCATGACCATGATCGTGGTGACCCACGAGATGAGCTTCGCCCGGGACGTCGCCGACGAGGTGGTGTTCATGGCGGACGGTGTGGTGGTCGAGAAGGGACCCCCCGCCCAGGTGATCAGCAATCCGCGCCACGACCGCACAAGGGCCTTCCTGGGACGGATGCTCGACGAGAACCACTGA
- a CDS encoding methyl-accepting chemotaxis protein — protein sequence MRVTVARRLTAAALIGIGAITLVGGIALYGGQRQSQTAQTMARVSAGMSRQWNADMMHDGIRADVMSALYATSPAERTSLDVEGVGEKATDMVAHLRAAAAAAPAPLQAEYADALPAVQQYGELATQLVSLAGRDRAAAQRRLPVFLQQFDALEESLGRIDEDMLAAVEDQQRQMLSTARTARWLTLGIGGGTIAVLAVFSWILGRTIVTSVRRVESALLQVAEGDLTVRVPVTTRDELGTMSRAVNVALERIGETITDAGAAAAALATECSGLNQLSTSLGRAASMTAGQTHEASNSVRDVSDHVRAMSEATEQMEAAIGEIAGQTATASTVAAEAARGASATRATVVELNRASEEIGEIVQAITAIAEQTNLLALNATIEAARAGEAGKGFAVVATEVKELAQETGRATQDITDKISTIQSITAAAAESIADITAVIDRINENTGMIAAAVEQQSATTSEINRNVSEVSRGADRINASMHDIAGSTGETSRGADETERVAVALSAVAVQVNAQIRRFTV from the coding sequence TCGGGATCGGAGCCATCACCCTGGTCGGTGGCATCGCTCTCTACGGAGGGCAGCGACAGTCCCAGACCGCTCAGACCATGGCCAGGGTCAGCGCAGGGATGTCACGTCAGTGGAACGCCGACATGATGCACGACGGCATCCGGGCCGACGTGATGTCCGCGCTCTACGCGACCAGCCCAGCAGAGCGCACGAGTCTGGACGTCGAGGGTGTGGGCGAGAAGGCCACGGACATGGTGGCGCACCTCCGGGCCGCTGCGGCTGCCGCCCCGGCCCCGTTGCAGGCCGAGTACGCCGACGCGTTGCCCGCGGTGCAGCAGTACGGCGAGCTCGCCACCCAACTCGTCTCGCTCGCCGGGCGTGACCGCGCCGCGGCACAGCGGCGGCTACCGGTGTTCCTGCAGCAGTTCGACGCCCTCGAGGAGTCGCTGGGGCGCATCGACGAGGACATGCTCGCCGCCGTCGAGGATCAGCAGCGGCAGATGCTGTCCACCGCCCGCACGGCGCGCTGGCTCACGCTGGGGATCGGTGGCGGGACGATCGCCGTCCTGGCGGTGTTCAGTTGGATCCTCGGCCGCACCATCGTGACCTCGGTGCGACGGGTCGAGAGCGCCCTGCTCCAGGTGGCCGAGGGCGATCTGACGGTGCGGGTGCCGGTGACGACCCGGGACGAACTGGGCACCATGTCCCGCGCGGTGAACGTGGCCCTGGAACGGATCGGCGAGACCATCACGGACGCCGGAGCGGCCGCCGCGGCACTGGCCACCGAGTGTTCGGGGTTGAACCAGCTCTCGACCAGCCTCGGCAGGGCTGCTTCCATGACGGCGGGGCAGACCCATGAGGCCAGCAACTCGGTTCGTGACGTGAGCGATCACGTCCGGGCGATGTCGGAGGCCACCGAGCAGATGGAGGCCGCGATCGGCGAGATCGCCGGCCAGACGGCGACGGCGTCCACCGTGGCTGCCGAGGCGGCACGTGGGGCCTCGGCCACTCGAGCCACGGTCGTCGAACTGAACCGGGCCAGCGAGGAGATCGGTGAGATCGTGCAGGCGATCACGGCGATCGCCGAGCAGACGAACCTGCTGGCGTTGAACGCCACCATCGAAGCGGCGCGTGCCGGCGAGGCCGGCAAGGGGTTCGCGGTCGTCGCCACCGAGGTCAAGGAACTCGCGCAGGAGACCGGCCGGGCCACCCAGGACATCACCGACAAGATCAGCACCATCCAGTCGATCACCGCTGCCGCGGCCGAGTCGATCGCCGACATCACCGCGGTGATCGACCGGATCAACGAGAACACCGGCATGATCGCTGCCGCGGTGGAGCAGCAATCGGCCACCACCTCCGAGATCAACCGCAACGTCAGCGAGGTCTCGCGCGGCGCCGACCGGATCAACGCCAGCATGCACGACATCGCGGGATCGACGGGGGAAACCTCCCGCGGCGCCGACGAGACCGAGCGGGTGGCGGTCGCGCTGTCGGCGGTGGCTGTTCAGGTCAACGCGCAGATCCGCCGGTTCACGGTCTGA
- a CDS encoding amino acid ABC transporter permease: MTDTDRPGVIDARPVRHPGRWVAIAGIAVLVAMMINSVVTNPRWDFPFAFQIMQQRPVINGLWLGTIVGTVGSMLLGVGLGVVIAIMRLSDNPVLRGVSFVYTWFFRAMPRYVLLVILGVGVAFLYPEIRIGIPFGQQISAALGLGWDMTFFGLDWNRISSTIWVGILGLGLSEAAYMAEIARAGILSVDPGQREAAQALGMSTNRTMRRIVLPQAMRVIVPPTGNETIAMVKDTSLLVAVPVIVELYYQAYQFGQRAFKIMPALVAATLWYLIICSLLMVVQTYLERYFGRGFGEAKPKNPRFARGAGMGGA, encoded by the coding sequence ATGACCGACACCGATCGGCCGGGCGTCATCGACGCCCGGCCGGTCCGGCACCCGGGTCGCTGGGTGGCGATCGCCGGGATCGCCGTCCTGGTCGCCATGATGATCAACTCGGTGGTGACCAACCCGCGGTGGGACTTCCCGTTCGCCTTCCAGATCATGCAGCAGCGACCGGTGATCAACGGCCTGTGGCTGGGCACGATCGTGGGCACCGTCGGCTCGATGCTGCTGGGGGTCGGACTCGGTGTCGTGATCGCCATCATGCGGCTGTCCGACAACCCGGTGCTGCGGGGGGTGTCCTTCGTCTACACCTGGTTCTTCCGGGCCATGCCGCGCTACGTCCTGCTGGTGATCCTCGGCGTCGGGGTCGCCTTCCTCTACCCCGAGATCCGCATCGGCATCCCGTTCGGGCAACAGATCTCGGCCGCACTCGGCCTGGGCTGGGACATGACCTTCTTCGGGCTGGACTGGAACCGGATCTCGAGCACGATCTGGGTCGGCATCCTCGGCCTGGGCCTGTCCGAGGCCGCCTACATGGCCGAGATCGCGCGCGCAGGCATCCTGTCGGTCGACCCGGGCCAGCGCGAAGCGGCCCAGGCGCTGGGCATGAGCACCAATCGCACCATGCGCCGCATCGTGCTGCCCCAGGCGATGCGGGTGATCGTGCCACCGACCGGCAACGAGACCATCGCCATGGTCAAGGACACCTCGCTGCTGGTGGCCGTCCCGGTGATCGTCGAGCTCTACTACCAGGCCTATCAATTCGGCCAGCGGGCCTTCAAGATCATGCCTGCCCTGGTGGCGGCCACGCTGTGGTATCTGATCATCTGCTCGCTGCTGATGGTGGTACAGACCTACCTCGAGCGCTACTTCGGTCGCGGGTTCGGTGAGGCCAAACCCAAGAACCCCCGCTTCGCCCGCGGCGCGGGTATGGGAGGTGCCTGA
- a CDS encoding ABC transporter substrate-binding protein: MRRRTLPLLLLAGLTATTGLTACGSDSLSQPSTSASAAASPSAAGKDDALAARLPEKIKTAGKIVVGTDATYAPNEFLDTDGKTVKGMDVDIFNAVAQKLGVTVEWVPAKFDSIILGVSSGKYDVGVSSFTINDKRKQQVNMVSYFNAGTQWIVPKGNPKKVDPNNACGLNIGVQTGTVQADEDLPAKSKACVAAGKPAINPIVDADQGKVTTSVISGKADAMLADSPVGLWAAKETGGQLEAAGDIYDAAPYGFVIDKKQTDFAQAIADALKALDAAGNYKQALATWGNESGAITDFKVNP, translated from the coding sequence ATGCGTCGTCGCACCCTTCCCCTTCTCCTGCTGGCCGGGCTGACCGCCACGACCGGTCTGACCGCCTGCGGCTCCGACTCGCTGTCGCAGCCGTCCACCTCCGCCAGCGCGGCCGCCTCACCGTCCGCCGCCGGCAAGGACGACGCCCTGGCCGCCAGGCTGCCGGAGAAGATCAAGACCGCGGGCAAGATCGTCGTGGGGACCGACGCGACCTACGCCCCGAACGAGTTCCTGGACACCGATGGCAAGACGGTCAAGGGCATGGACGTCGACATCTTCAACGCCGTGGCTCAGAAGCTGGGCGTCACCGTGGAGTGGGTGCCGGCCAAGTTCGACTCGATCATCCTCGGGGTGAGCAGCGGAAAGTACGACGTCGGCGTCTCGAGCTTCACCATCAACGACAAGCGCAAGCAGCAGGTCAACATGGTGAGCTACTTCAATGCCGGCACCCAGTGGATCGTGCCCAAGGGCAACCCGAAGAAGGTCGACCCGAACAACGCCTGCGGCCTGAACATCGGCGTGCAGACCGGCACGGTGCAGGCCGACGAGGACCTGCCGGCCAAGAGCAAGGCATGCGTCGCGGCGGGCAAGCCGGCGATCAACCCGATCGTGGACGCCGACCAGGGCAAGGTGACCACCTCGGTCATCTCCGGCAAGGCCGACGCCATGCTGGCCGACTCCCCGGTGGGCCTGTGGGCCGCCAAGGAGACCGGCGGTCAGCTCGAGGCGGCCGGCGACATCTACGACGCCGCCCCGTACGGCTTCGTGATCGACAAGAAGCAGACCGACTTCGCGCAGGCCATCGCCGACGCGCTGAAGGCGCTGGACGCCGCGGGCAACTACAAGCAGGCACTGGCCACCTGGGGCAACGAGTCGGGAGCGATCACGGACTTCAAGGTCAACCCGTGA